The proteins below come from a single Chryseobacterium sp. MA9 genomic window:
- a CDS encoding RNA polymerase sigma factor has product MGSREKEFAQLIKDNQGLIIKVSRLYTNSLEDEEDLFQEIVLQLWRSYDSFKGNSKISTWMYRVALNTAITLFRKKSKSLPTNELDVNHKDFVEDDDEKQQQVSLLYTVIKTLPNVERAIVMMYLDDLPYKDIAENLGITEVNARVKMNRLKKTLKEQMEKYA; this is encoded by the coding sequence ATGGGTTCCAGAGAAAAAGAATTTGCGCAGCTTATCAAAGATAATCAGGGATTGATTATCAAAGTATCGCGCCTGTATACCAATTCTCTGGAAGATGAAGAGGATCTTTTCCAGGAAATCGTGTTACAGCTCTGGAGAAGTTATGATTCCTTTAAAGGAAATTCCAAGATTTCCACATGGATGTACCGTGTAGCGCTCAATACAGCCATTACCCTCTTTAGAAAAAAAAGCAAAAGTCTTCCTACAAACGAACTGGATGTCAACCACAAAGATTTTGTGGAAGATGATGATGAAAAACAGCAACAGGTATCACTTTTGTATACTGTAATAAAGACTCTTCCTAATGTGGAAAGAGCTATTGTAATGATGTATCTGGATGATTTGCCTTACAAGGATATTGCAGAAAACCTCGGGATTACTGAAGTAAATGCACGTGTGAAAATGAACAGATTAAAGAAAACCCTTAAAGAACAGATGGAAAAATATGCCTGA
- a CDS encoding beta-carotene 15,15'-monooxygenase translates to MPEFDLDSFKKTWQEQPVQEKYDNSEILQMLNRKSRNYVKYIFWISVIEFLFFTFFGLFYIIQGRESNSFLSILEKLGARKTSELEGFLDNIYVALKVLSLSITAYFVYKFYQNYKKIKIEENLKKFILKIIQFKKTVNAFILINILLLIAFTSIFTVFIFYILNTQHIEVTSSTLIGFITGIIVSTALAVLLIWLYYKLVYGIIMRKLDKNLKQLKDIDSQES, encoded by the coding sequence ATGCCTGAATTTGATTTAGACAGTTTTAAGAAAACATGGCAGGAACAGCCTGTTCAAGAGAAATACGACAACTCTGAAATCCTTCAGATGCTGAACCGTAAATCGCGCAATTATGTGAAATATATTTTCTGGATCAGCGTGATAGAATTTCTGTTTTTTACATTTTTTGGATTATTTTATATCATCCAGGGAAGAGAGTCAAACAGCTTTCTGAGTATTCTGGAAAAGCTTGGAGCAAGGAAAACCTCCGAGCTAGAAGGCTTTCTCGACAATATATATGTGGCATTGAAGGTTTTAAGTTTATCTATAACCGCTTATTTTGTTTATAAATTTTATCAGAACTATAAGAAAATAAAAATTGAAGAAAACTTAAAGAAATTTATCCTTAAAATTATTCAGTTTAAGAAGACAGTAAACGCCTTTATATTAATTAATATTCTTTTATTAATAGCATTTACGTCTATTTTTACGGTCTTTATATTTTATATTTTAAATACTCAGCATATTGAAGTGACCAGTTCTACTCTTATAGGCTTTATCACTGGAATAATTGTCAGTACTGCACTGGCTGTTCTTTTAATCTGGTTATACTACAAACTGGTATATGGCATCATTATGAGAAAGCTTGATAAAAACTTAAAACAATTAAAAGATATTGATTCTCAGGAAAGTTAA
- a CDS encoding AMP-binding protein, with translation MPLSYVYGTSEIPLLGQTIGANLKSTVEKYPHQEALVCVHQNYRATYQEFYNQTTAVAKALLLLGAKAGDRIGIWSSNRYEWVLLQYATARIGTILVNINPAYRTHELTYVLNQSEVRFIFSSLSFKSSNYKEMVEYAKEVCPTLEHEIFFDENWEAFVNNGQDISDEVLHSFEEHVQFDDPVNIQYTSGTTGFPKGVTLSHHNILNNGYFIGIRLKYTEKDRVCIPVPFYHCFGMVIGNMCCTAHGACMVIPNDSFDPEITLKAVSDEKCTSLYGVPTMFIAELAVKDFNKYDFSSLRTGVMAGSVCPPEIMKKVESLMNIKEMSICYGMTETSPVSTQTLIGTSLEKQVSTVGTVQDHLEIKIIDENGRTLKRGEHGELCTRGYSVMLKYWNDPENTKKVLDNARWMHTGDMAVMDKDGYITISGRIKDLIIRGGENISPKEIEDFLYTYTNILDVQIIGVPSEKFGEEVMAWVKVRKGFTITAEELQEYCKGRIAHYKVPKYWKFVDEFPMTISGKIRKVEMREISMKELELGSFKD, from the coding sequence ATGCCCTTATCTTATGTATATGGAACCTCTGAGATTCCATTATTAGGACAGACCATCGGAGCCAATCTTAAAAGTACTGTCGAAAAATACCCCCATCAGGAAGCATTAGTCTGTGTTCATCAGAATTACAGAGCTACTTACCAGGAATTTTACAACCAGACCACTGCTGTTGCAAAAGCTTTACTGCTTTTGGGAGCAAAAGCCGGTGACAGAATCGGAATCTGGTCTTCCAACCGTTATGAGTGGGTTCTTTTGCAGTATGCCACTGCGAGAATAGGAACCATTTTAGTCAATATCAATCCGGCTTACAGGACTCATGAACTCACCTATGTACTTAATCAGTCTGAAGTTCGTTTTATTTTTTCTTCTTTAAGTTTTAAAAGCAGCAACTACAAAGAAATGGTTGAGTATGCCAAAGAAGTATGTCCTACCCTTGAACATGAGATATTCTTTGATGAAAACTGGGAAGCATTTGTCAATAACGGCCAGGATATTTCAGATGAAGTTCTTCACAGTTTTGAAGAACATGTACAGTTTGATGATCCTGTTAACATTCAATATACTTCCGGAACTACAGGTTTTCCGAAAGGCGTTACGCTTTCTCATCATAACATACTCAACAACGGGTATTTTATCGGAATCAGATTAAAATATACTGAGAAAGACCGTGTCTGTATCCCTGTTCCTTTTTATCATTGTTTTGGTATGGTTATCGGAAATATGTGCTGTACAGCCCACGGAGCATGTATGGTAATTCCCAATGACAGTTTTGATCCGGAAATTACTTTAAAAGCCGTTTCTGACGAAAAATGTACTTCTTTGTATGGTGTTCCTACCATGTTTATTGCTGAACTGGCAGTAAAAGATTTTAATAAGTATGATTTTTCAAGCTTAAGAACGGGTGTTATGGCAGGATCAGTATGTCCTCCGGAAATTATGAAAAAGGTAGAGAGTCTGATGAATATTAAAGAAATGAGTATCTGCTACGGAATGACGGAAACTTCACCTGTATCTACCCAGACTTTAATAGGAACATCGCTGGAGAAACAGGTCAGTACTGTGGGAACTGTCCAGGATCATCTTGAGATCAAAATCATTGATGAAAATGGCAGAACTCTGAAACGCGGGGAACATGGTGAACTTTGTACAAGAGGCTATTCTGTCATGCTGAAATACTGGAATGATCCTGAAAACACTAAAAAAGTACTGGATAATGCCCGCTGGATGCATACCGGAGATATGGCAGTAATGGATAAAGACGGATATATTACCATTTCAGGAAGAATAAAAGACCTTATCATCCGTGGTGGAGAAAATATTTCACCTAAAGAAATTGAAGATTTTTTATATACTTACACCAACATTCTTGATGTTCAGATCATTGGCGTTCCTAGTGAAAAATTCGGGGAAGAAGTGATGGCCTGGGTAAAAGTGAGAAAAGGTTTTACCATCACTGCTGAAGAACTGCAGGAATACTGCAAAGGAAGAATTGCCCACTATAAAGTACCGAAATACTGGAAATTTGTAGATGAATTCCCTATGACCATTTCCGGAAAAATAAGAAAAGTAGAAATGCGGGAGATTTCTATGAAAGAACTTGAATTAGGTAGTTTTAAAGATTAA
- the rpoN gene encoding RNA polymerase factor sigma-54 — MLKQHLQLKLGQKLAPQQIQLMKLIQLHTLEFEEELERELEENPALEIAKEDSKEDEYSSLEDAYKDEGTESIETDFDVNEYIYDDEPSYKTASSNYSPDDEEFDNESLLTEGQSLYDYLTEQIHLINISDEDLKIAEYLIGNLDTDGYLRREIKSIVDDLAFSQGIYTTKERVEDILENYVQKLDPSGVGARGLQECLLLQIEKKVSSDKAVSLAANILRHQFDALTNKHYNKIIQKYDIEEEDLKDALEEISKLSPKVGGNFDTQTITINQEIIPDFVIQVKDGLVIPMLNSKNAPTLRVSEEYKDILTTYSHDKNSSEHKQAALFIKQKLDAAKWYIDAINQRQNTLLQTITAIVKFQKDYFITGDEKSLKPMILKDVADITGFDISTISRVVKSKYADTPNGIVYLKDLFSDSLTNDDGEEVSTKEIKTHLQEVISKENKRKPLTDDALVVILKEQGYNIARRTIAKYREQLNIPVARLRKEL; from the coding sequence ATGCTTAAACAACACTTACAACTCAAATTAGGACAAAAGCTGGCCCCTCAGCAAATCCAGTTGATGAAGCTTATTCAACTTCATACTCTTGAATTTGAAGAGGAGTTGGAGAGAGAGTTAGAAGAAAACCCGGCTTTGGAAATTGCGAAAGAAGATTCTAAGGAAGATGAATATTCTTCCCTGGAAGATGCTTATAAGGATGAGGGTACGGAAAGCATTGAAACAGATTTCGACGTCAATGAATATATCTATGACGATGAACCAAGCTATAAAACCGCATCCAGCAACTATTCTCCGGATGATGAAGAATTTGACAACGAAAGTCTTCTCACAGAGGGACAGTCCTTATATGACTATCTTACAGAACAGATTCACCTGATCAATATCAGTGATGAAGATCTTAAGATTGCAGAATACCTTATCGGGAACTTAGATACAGACGGATATCTTAGAAGAGAAATTAAATCTATTGTTGATGATCTTGCCTTCTCACAAGGAATTTACACAACTAAAGAAAGAGTTGAGGATATTCTGGAGAACTATGTTCAGAAACTGGATCCGTCCGGAGTGGGAGCAAGAGGCCTGCAGGAATGTTTATTGCTGCAAATTGAAAAGAAAGTAAGCTCAGATAAAGCAGTTTCGTTAGCTGCCAATATTTTGAGACATCAGTTTGATGCCTTGACGAATAAGCACTACAATAAGATCATTCAGAAATATGATATTGAAGAAGAAGATCTGAAAGACGCACTGGAAGAAATCTCAAAATTATCCCCAAAAGTAGGAGGGAACTTCGATACACAAACAATTACAATTAATCAGGAAATTATTCCGGATTTTGTGATTCAGGTAAAAGACGGTTTGGTGATTCCTATGCTCAACAGCAAAAATGCACCTACTTTAAGAGTTTCTGAAGAATATAAAGATATTCTTACTACTTATTCCCATGATAAAAATTCATCGGAACATAAACAGGCTGCATTATTTATCAAGCAGAAACTGGATGCGGCAAAATGGTATATAGATGCTATTAATCAGCGTCAGAATACCTTATTACAGACGATTACAGCGATTGTGAAGTTCCAGAAGGATTATTTCATTACCGGAGATGAAAAGTCTCTGAAACCAATGATCTTAAAGGACGTTGCAGATATTACAGGATTTGATATCTCTACTATTTCAAGAGTGGTAAAAAGTAAGTATGCGGATACGCCTAACGGTATTGTATATCTAAAAGACCTGTTTTCAGACAGCTTAACGAATGATGACGGAGAAGAAGTTTCTACCAAAGAAATCAAAACCCATCTTCAGGAAGTAATCAGCAAAGAAAATAAAAGAAAGCCGCTTACAGATGATGCATTAGTGGTCATTCTAAAAGAACAGGGTTATAATATTGCCAGAAGAACGATTGCAAAATATCGTGAACAGCTCAATATTCCTGTAGCAAGATTAAGAAAAGAACTTTAA
- the asnS gene encoding asparagine--tRNA ligase, whose protein sequence is MKKQTIKEVLKDYKKVLHHDITVYGWVRSFRANRFIALNDGSTINNLQIVVDFENFDEAIIKNISTASSLKVVGEVVESQGAGQCVEIIAKKIIVLGDNFTEELQSTILQPKKHSLEKLREQAHLRFRTNLFGAVFRVRHAVSFAVHSFFNQNQFFYINTPVITGADAEGAGEMFGVTNFDLNNMPRTEEGDIDFAQDFFGKKTNLTVSGQLEGETAAMGLGRIYTFGPTFRAENSNTTRHLAEFWMIEPEVAFNNLEDNIDLAEDFLKYVIQYVLDNCKDDLEFLDNRFAEEQKTKPEKERAKEGLIEKLQNVVAKRFKRVSYTEAIEILLNSKENKKGKFAYPVEKWGTDLQSEHERYLVEKHFESPVVLFDYPKEIKAFYMKLNDDNKTVAAMDVLFPGIGEIIGGSEREARLDVLKQKMADMHVDEHELWWYLDTRKFGSVPHAGFGLGLERLVLFVTGMTNIRDVIPFPRTPKSAEF, encoded by the coding sequence ATGAAAAAGCAAACGATCAAAGAAGTCCTAAAGGATTACAAGAAAGTATTACATCATGACATTACAGTTTACGGATGGGTAAGATCATTCCGTGCTAATCGCTTTATAGCGCTTAATGATGGTTCTACGATTAATAATTTGCAGATAGTTGTTGATTTCGAAAATTTTGATGAAGCTATCATCAAGAATATCAGTACCGCTTCTTCCCTTAAAGTAGTAGGAGAAGTAGTGGAAAGCCAGGGAGCAGGACAATGTGTGGAAATTATCGCTAAAAAGATTATTGTTTTAGGAGATAACTTTACGGAAGAACTTCAGAGTACGATTCTTCAGCCTAAAAAGCACAGCCTTGAAAAGCTTCGTGAGCAGGCACACTTAAGATTCAGAACAAACCTTTTTGGAGCGGTGTTCAGAGTGCGTCATGCAGTAAGCTTTGCCGTTCATTCGTTCTTCAACCAGAATCAGTTTTTCTATATCAACACGCCGGTTATTACAGGAGCAGATGCAGAAGGAGCAGGTGAAATGTTTGGAGTAACAAACTTTGATCTGAACAACATGCCGAGAACTGAAGAAGGAGATATTGATTTTGCACAGGATTTCTTCGGTAAAAAAACAAACCTTACCGTTTCAGGACAGCTTGAAGGAGAAACTGCAGCAATGGGATTGGGAAGAATCTATACATTCGGACCTACTTTCCGTGCTGAAAACTCTAACACGACAAGACACCTTGCAGAGTTCTGGATGATTGAGCCGGAAGTTGCTTTCAACAACCTTGAAGACAATATCGACCTTGCGGAAGATTTCTTAAAATATGTAATCCAGTATGTATTGGATAACTGTAAAGATGATCTTGAGTTCTTAGACAACCGTTTTGCAGAAGAACAGAAAACAAAACCGGAAAAAGAAAGAGCAAAAGAAGGTCTTATCGAAAAACTTCAGAATGTTGTAGCGAAACGCTTCAAACGTGTAAGCTATACAGAAGCCATCGAAATCCTATTGAACTCGAAAGAAAACAAAAAAGGAAAATTTGCTTACCCGGTTGAAAAATGGGGAACAGACCTTCAGTCTGAGCATGAAAGATATCTTGTTGAAAAACATTTTGAAAGCCCGGTAGTATTATTTGACTATCCGAAAGAAATCAAAGCTTTCTATATGAAACTGAACGATGACAATAAAACCGTTGCTGCTATGGATGTTCTTTTCCCTGGTATCGGTGAGATCATCGGTGGATCTGAAAGAGAGGCAAGATTAGATGTTTTAAAACAGAAAATGGCAGATATGCATGTAGATGAACATGAGCTTTGGTGGTATCTTGATACCAGAAAATTTGGTTCTGTACCACATGCAGGCTTTGGTTTAGGATTGGAAAGACTAGTTCTTTTCGTAACAGGAATGACGAATATCAGAGACGTAATTCCTTTCCCAAGAACGCCGAAAAGCGCTGAATTCTAG
- a CDS encoding helix-turn-helix domain-containing protein produces MMKIKYLLLFFIIGNVFFQAQINHVEKNILERLTYKELEEEFYKDRSGDVNSARSIANYYLKKAKFEKNTDQIAEGYVMLHFDESLPNALQYLDSLQHITKNSKENIYPARTYLLRGILYFKNDNLQSALNNYILGLKYAKEKGNKRQIAMAHINIAYLNNYIGKHEETAKVLRHYAYNADYMNEDEKNSLKLNLADAYIEISKMDSAYILIQEGLQDSRKNKNVYRYYQNLGLLGYYNLHSKNYQKAIDGLLECEKYFFTNNNGSKRNQHYTLLYLGKSYAGLHEKEKAVNFFRKIDSMVLKTNYIYPELRDVYTYLIDYYKENNAKEKQLYYVERFLKVDQVLDSRFRYISRELPRRYDTPELQQEKENITNELTKRKSLFYIVLSLLLVSHLLFINVYFKYKKSEKNYKKIAQDLIQSVNENKGSRESEIKKEILPETLPVENTEDRTPRTISEDIAQTILKELDVFESKDQFLNKGITLGSLAKKIKTNSKYLSEIINTYKGKNFATYLNDLRIDYAINRLANDKKFRSYKIPFIAEELGYNNEQAFTLAFKKRTGTPLSVYLKEIENMRVS; encoded by the coding sequence ATGATGAAAATAAAATATTTACTACTATTTTTTATTATAGGGAATGTGTTTTTTCAGGCACAAATCAATCATGTAGAAAAAAATATTCTGGAAAGACTGACTTATAAAGAACTGGAAGAAGAATTCTATAAGGACCGTTCCGGAGATGTAAACAGTGCAAGAAGTATTGCAAATTATTATCTTAAAAAGGCGAAGTTTGAAAAAAATACGGATCAGATTGCTGAAGGGTATGTTATGCTTCATTTTGACGAAAGCTTACCCAATGCATTGCAATATCTTGACAGCCTACAGCATATCACCAAAAATTCCAAAGAAAACATTTATCCGGCAAGAACTTATCTGTTAAGAGGAATTTTATATTTTAAAAATGATAATCTTCAGTCTGCATTAAATAATTATATCTTAGGACTGAAATACGCAAAAGAAAAAGGAAATAAGAGGCAGATTGCCATGGCACATATTAATATTGCCTATCTCAACAATTATATCGGGAAGCATGAGGAAACAGCTAAAGTACTGAGACACTATGCTTACAATGCCGATTATATGAATGAGGATGAGAAGAATTCTCTCAAACTGAACCTGGCAGATGCTTATATAGAGATCAGTAAAATGGATTCTGCTTATATATTGATACAGGAAGGTTTACAAGATTCAAGGAAAAATAAAAATGTTTACCGTTATTATCAGAATCTTGGGCTTCTGGGATATTATAACCTGCACTCAAAAAATTATCAGAAAGCCATTGACGGTTTATTGGAGTGTGAAAAATATTTCTTTACAAACAATAATGGAAGTAAAAGGAACCAGCATTATACTCTTTTATATTTGGGAAAATCCTATGCCGGGCTTCATGAAAAAGAAAAAGCTGTAAATTTTTTCCGGAAGATAGATTCCATGGTCCTTAAAACAAATTATATCTATCCTGAGCTGAGAGATGTGTATACTTATCTGATTGATTATTATAAAGAAAACAATGCTAAAGAAAAACAACTGTATTATGTAGAGCGGTTTTTAAAGGTTGATCAGGTCCTGGATAGCCGGTTCAGGTATATTTCCAGAGAACTTCCGAGAAGGTATGATACTCCGGAACTACAGCAGGAGAAAGAAAACATTACCAATGAGCTTACAAAAAGGAAGAGCCTGTTTTATATCGTGTTGAGCCTTTTATTGGTATCCCATCTTCTATTTATCAATGTTTATTTTAAATACAAAAAATCCGAAAAGAATTATAAAAAGATTGCCCAGGACCTGATTCAGTCTGTTAATGAAAATAAAGGAAGCAGGGAGTCTGAAATCAAAAAAGAAATTCTGCCTGAAACTCTTCCGGTAGAAAACACAGAAGACAGAACACCCAGAACAATTTCTGAAGATATTGCCCAAACCATTTTAAAAGAACTTGACGTCTTTGAAAGCAAAGACCAGTTTTTGAATAAAGGAATTACATTGGGAAGTCTTGCCAAAAAAATAAAAACAAACTCTAAATATTTGTCGGAAATTATCAATACTTACAAAGGGAAAAATTTTGCAACGTATCTCAATGATCTCCGTATTGATTATGCCATCAACAGATTGGCCAATGACAAAAAATTCAGGTCCTATAAAATTCCTTTTATCGCAGAAGAATTAGGATATAATAATGAGCAGGCTTTCACTTTAGCCTTCAAAAAACGAACCGGAACACCTCTTTCTGTCTATCTGAAAGAAATTGAAAACATGAGGGTGAGTTAA